The following proteins are co-located in the Microbacterium sp. Clip185 genome:
- a CDS encoding endonuclease/exonuclease/phosphatase family protein has translation MKVISYNLRKHRAAGEIADLAEQHGVDVLCLQEADTTDIPEVSGGLRLADATSRNRLGLAVYYRESSFRLQEVRALSLKKSLHDRVLKPAEERMLGVRLHDIDAGREIIVASFHAAPLTALNSLRRHQIRTALAELQDLGPQLPALMVGDYNYPVFKERLGERVRDQGYELTLSDTRTYTRYRFFRGHYDFATSTGFDIEHIRTLPQGLSDHLPILVTATLSSSRSRVEVG, from the coding sequence ATGAAGGTCATCTCCTACAACCTGCGCAAACATCGCGCTGCGGGCGAGATCGCGGATCTGGCCGAGCAGCACGGCGTCGACGTGCTCTGTCTCCAGGAGGCGGACACGACCGACATCCCCGAGGTCAGCGGTGGCCTGCGCCTGGCGGATGCCACGAGTCGCAATCGGCTGGGCCTGGCGGTCTACTACCGCGAGAGCAGCTTCCGGCTGCAGGAGGTGCGCGCGCTCTCGCTCAAGAAGTCGCTGCACGACCGCGTGCTCAAGCCTGCGGAGGAGCGCATGCTGGGCGTGCGCCTGCACGACATCGACGCAGGGCGCGAGATCATCGTCGCGTCGTTCCACGCGGCACCCCTCACGGCGCTGAACTCCCTGCGTCGCCACCAGATCCGCACGGCGCTGGCCGAGCTGCAGGATCTCGGACCGCAGCTTCCCGCGCTGATGGTCGGCGACTACAACTACCCGGTCTTCAAGGAACGTCTCGGCGAGCGGGTGAGAGACCAGGGGTACGAGCTCACGCTCAGCGACACCCGCACATACACGCGCTACCGCTTCTTCCGCGGGCATTACGACTTCGCGACATCCACCGGATTCGACATCGAGCACATCCGGACGCTCCCGCAGGGACTCAGCGACCACCTGCCGATCCTCGTGACGGCGACGCTCTCCTCGTCGCGCTCGCGCGTCGAGGTGGGCTGA
- the truA gene encoding tRNA pseudouridine(38-40) synthase TruA, translated as MRIRLDIAYDGTHFRGWARQPGLRTVQGTLEEALARIVAGTPQLTVAGRTDAGVHASGQVAHLDLDEAQQTRLAASRRSESDPVAALARRIRGVLGSYSDVTVHRTALAPEGFDARFSAVWRRYAYRIADDVTGYDPLRRESTTTVRAALDVAAMDEAAHSLRGLHDFAAYCKPREEATTIRTLLEFDWRRDAEGAVVANVKADAFCHSMVRALVGACVAVGQGRLAVEDVVRLREEATRTSEFAVLAARGLVLTEVGYPEAGLLAARAEQTRARRDQE; from the coding sequence GTGCGGATCCGACTCGACATCGCTTATGACGGCACGCACTTCCGTGGCTGGGCGCGACAGCCGGGCCTGCGCACCGTGCAGGGCACGCTCGAGGAGGCGCTGGCGCGGATCGTCGCCGGCACGCCTCAGTTGACGGTCGCCGGGCGCACGGATGCGGGGGTTCACGCGAGCGGACAGGTCGCCCACCTCGATCTCGACGAGGCCCAACAGACGAGGCTGGCGGCCTCGCGCCGGTCGGAGTCGGACCCCGTCGCGGCCCTGGCTCGCCGCATCCGGGGTGTTCTGGGCTCCTACTCGGACGTGACGGTGCACCGCACCGCACTCGCCCCCGAGGGCTTCGACGCGCGCTTCTCCGCCGTCTGGCGCCGCTACGCGTACCGGATCGCCGACGACGTCACCGGCTACGACCCGCTGCGCCGTGAGTCCACCACGACTGTGCGTGCCGCGCTGGATGTGGCCGCGATGGATGAGGCCGCTCACTCGCTCCGGGGACTGCATGACTTCGCGGCCTACTGCAAACCGCGGGAGGAGGCGACGACCATCCGCACGCTCCTCGAGTTCGACTGGCGCCGGGACGCGGAGGGTGCGGTCGTGGCGAACGTGAAGGCCGATGCGTTCTGCCATTCGATGGTGCGCGCCCTCGTGGGCGCGTGCGTCGCGGTAGGTCAGGGCCGGCTCGCGGTCGAGGACGTGGTCCGGCTGCGCGAGGAGGCGACGCGCACGAGTGAGTTCGCGGTCCTCGCGGCACGCGGGCTGGTACTGACCGAGGTCGGCTATCCCGAGGCGGGCCTGCTGGCAGCCCGCGCCGAGCAGACGCGTGCACGTCGAGATCAGGAATGA
- a CDS encoding acyltransferase family protein: MLADTPLLPRARYAGLDGLRAVAVALVVTYHLFPGWWMRGGFIGVDVFFVISGFLITSLLLREHDDTGRVALGSFWRRRARRLLPALLLVLLACSSAALLIGGDVLVGLGRQLLGALVFGYNWTAVVDGADYFGSGGGELFRNLWSLAVEEQFYLVWPLLLLALLLLPRAWMRVCAALAAATASAVWMAVIVASGSADPLTLGARVTRAYFGTDTHAFGLLLGVAVAFAWRAAVRVERGWMRRRGVRGGVGALGAAALAGLILLASVGQKQSTATFPTALVAASALSAIVIVAGTWPGSLWGRVLDAAPLRWIGERSYGLYLWHWPVLVLLVAASQGTRVDRPFPPAIGAAALAVTVTLAALSYRFLELPVRRRGIRRVIGDLRRAFASSARRRARAVGVSTLALLLIAGTAGAVVSAPAVSSGEAVVAAGLDALKNRPAPTDTGGDPADAVVTGDEVTAVGDSVMLASAPALLAALPGADVDAAVSRSMYAAPDILRSLADSGRLRDFVVLGLGTNGPISTRTLEEVLEIIGEDRQLVLVTASAPRSWIQGVNADLAAFARTHRGVQIADWQAAIAPHPDLLAGDDVHPGDAGGRIYADAVVTALADAQRAKARFSAFAERRAFEQELRRSQLFQAPGSPNAG, encoded by the coding sequence ATGCTCGCCGATACCCCTCTCCTCCCGCGCGCCCGCTACGCGGGTCTCGACGGTCTCCGCGCCGTCGCCGTGGCGCTCGTGGTGACCTATCACCTGTTCCCTGGGTGGTGGATGCGCGGCGGCTTCATCGGCGTCGACGTGTTCTTCGTGATCAGCGGGTTCCTCATCACCTCGCTGCTGCTGCGCGAGCACGATGACACCGGCCGCGTCGCGCTGGGGTCCTTCTGGCGACGGCGGGCCCGACGGCTGCTCCCGGCTCTCCTGCTCGTGCTGCTGGCGTGCTCGAGCGCGGCATTGCTCATCGGCGGCGACGTGCTCGTGGGACTTGGACGACAGCTCCTCGGCGCTCTGGTGTTCGGGTACAACTGGACGGCCGTCGTCGACGGCGCGGACTACTTCGGCTCGGGCGGCGGCGAACTCTTCCGAAACCTCTGGTCGCTCGCGGTCGAAGAGCAGTTCTACCTCGTCTGGCCGCTCCTGCTGCTCGCGCTCCTTCTGCTTCCCCGCGCCTGGATGCGGGTATGCGCGGCCCTTGCGGCGGCGACCGCATCCGCGGTCTGGATGGCGGTGATCGTCGCATCCGGGTCCGCGGACCCGTTGACCCTGGGAGCGCGCGTCACCCGCGCCTACTTCGGCACCGACACCCACGCCTTCGGGCTCCTTCTCGGGGTGGCGGTCGCGTTCGCCTGGCGTGCGGCCGTGCGCGTCGAACGCGGCTGGATGCGGCGTCGGGGCGTTCGGGGCGGCGTGGGAGCCCTCGGCGCCGCCGCTCTCGCGGGTCTCATCCTTCTCGCCTCGGTGGGCCAGAAGCAGAGCACCGCGACCTTCCCCACGGCTCTCGTCGCAGCCAGCGCCCTCTCAGCGATCGTGATCGTCGCGGGCACCTGGCCGGGATCGCTGTGGGGGCGCGTGCTGGACGCGGCGCCCCTGCGCTGGATCGGCGAACGCTCCTATGGCCTGTACCTCTGGCACTGGCCCGTGCTGGTGCTGCTGGTCGCAGCCTCACAGGGCACGAGGGTCGACCGTCCGTTCCCCCCGGCGATCGGCGCCGCCGCGCTGGCCGTCACCGTGACCCTGGCGGCGCTGTCGTACCGATTCCTCGAGCTTCCCGTGCGTCGGCGCGGCATACGCCGAGTCATCGGCGATCTCCGGCGGGCGTTCGCGTCGAGCGCGCGCCGCCGCGCAAGGGCCGTGGGCGTCTCGACCCTCGCCCTCCTTCTCATCGCCGGAACCGCCGGCGCCGTCGTTTCGGCGCCCGCGGTCTCCAGCGGCGAGGCGGTGGTCGCTGCCGGATTGGACGCGTTGAAGAATCGGCCGGCCCCGACGGATACGGGCGGGGATCCCGCCGACGCGGTCGTCACGGGCGACGAGGTCACCGCCGTCGGCGACTCGGTCATGCTCGCCTCCGCCCCGGCCCTGCTCGCGGCACTGCCGGGAGCGGATGTGGACGCCGCCGTGTCCCGGTCGATGTATGCAGCGCCCGACATCCTGCGCTCGCTGGCCGATTCGGGACGCCTGCGCGACTTCGTCGTCCTGGGACTCGGAACGAATGGGCCCATCTCCACGCGCACCCTGGAGGAGGTGCTGGAGATCATCGGAGAAGATCGCCAGCTCGTGCTCGTCACCGCATCCGCACCGCGCTCGTGGATCCAGGGCGTGAACGCAGATCTCGCAGCTTTCGCCCGTACGCATCGGGGAGTGCAGATCGCGGATTGGCAGGCGGCGATCGCGCCGCACCCCGATCTGCTCGCCGGCGACGACGTGCACCCGGGGGATGCGGGCGGACGGATCTACGCCGACGCCGTCGTCACGGCACTCGCCGATGCCCAGCGCGCGAAGGCTCGATTCTCCGCGTTCGCGGAGCGGCGGGCGTTCGAGCAGGAGCTGCGCCGGTCGCAGCTGTTCCAGGCCCCCGGCTCCCCCAACGCGGGCTGA
- the rplQ gene encoding 50S ribosomal protein L17, whose product MPKPTKGPRLGGGPAHERLLLANLAAALFTHKSITTTETKAKRLRPLAERLITFGKRGDLHARRRVLSVIGDKEVVHVLFTEIAPLVAEREGGYTRITKIGNRKGDNAPMAVIELVLEPVTKKKAAPAKKAAKADKAPAEAAPAEETVVEEAPAEETVVEEAPEATADEAPAESEEKKSE is encoded by the coding sequence ATGCCCAAGCCCACGAAGGGACCCCGCCTCGGAGGCGGCCCCGCACACGAGCGTCTTCTGCTGGCGAACCTTGCCGCGGCACTGTTCACGCACAAGTCGATCACCACGACCGAGACCAAGGCCAAGCGCCTGCGTCCGCTCGCCGAGCGCCTGATCACGTTCGGCAAGCGCGGCGACCTGCACGCGCGCCGTCGCGTGCTGTCGGTCATCGGTGACAAGGAAGTCGTGCACGTCCTGTTCACCGAGATCGCCCCCCTGGTGGCCGAGCGTGAGGGCGGCTACACCCGCATCACGAAGATCGGCAACCGCAAGGGCGACAACGCTCCCATGGCCGTCATCGAGCTCGTCCTCGAGCCCGTGACCAAGAAGAAGGCCGCGCCCGCCAAGAAGGCCGCCAAGGCCGACAAGGCTCCCGCCGAGGCCGCTCCGGCCGAGGAGACGGTTGTCGAAGAGGCTCCGGCCGAGGAGACTGTCGTCGAGGAGGCGCCCGAGGCCACCGCTGACGAGGCTCCGGCCGAGTCGGAGGAGAAGAAGTCCGAGTAA
- a CDS encoding DNA-directed RNA polymerase subunit alpha → MLIAQRPTLTEEKIGEFRSRFVIEPLEPGFGYTIGNALRRSLLSSIPGAAVTSIRIDGVLHEFSTIPGVKEDVTEIILNIKQLVVSSERDEPITAYLRKTGAGEVTAADISAPAGVEVHNPELVIATLNDTARFELELTIERGRGYVSATQNRNEYAEAGQIPIDSIYSPVLKVSYRVEATRAGERTDFDKLVLDVETKPSIAPRDAVASAGRTLTELFGLARELNVEAEGIEIGPAPVETVLSNELSMPIEDLDLSVRSYNCLKREGINTVSELVALSETQLMNIRNFGQKSVDEVRDKLVSLGLSLKDSVPGFDGAHFYGGYEEDNA, encoded by the coding sequence GTGCTCATCGCACAGCGTCCCACTCTGACCGAGGAGAAGATCGGGGAGTTCCGCAGCCGCTTCGTCATCGAGCCGCTCGAGCCCGGCTTCGGTTACACCATCGGCAACGCGCTGCGTCGCAGCCTCCTCTCTTCCATCCCCGGTGCTGCTGTCACCAGCATCCGCATCGACGGCGTGCTGCACGAGTTCAGCACTATTCCCGGTGTGAAGGAGGATGTCACCGAGATCATCCTGAACATCAAGCAGCTGGTCGTCTCGAGCGAGCGCGACGAGCCCATCACGGCATACCTGCGCAAGACGGGTGCGGGCGAAGTGACCGCCGCCGACATCTCGGCTCCGGCCGGTGTCGAGGTGCACAACCCCGAGCTGGTCATCGCGACCCTGAACGACACCGCTCGTTTCGAGCTCGAGCTGACGATCGAGCGCGGTCGCGGCTACGTCTCGGCCACGCAGAACCGCAACGAGTACGCCGAGGCAGGTCAGATCCCGATCGACTCGATCTACTCGCCCGTGCTCAAGGTCAGCTACCGTGTCGAGGCCACCCGTGCCGGTGAGCGCACCGACTTCGACAAGCTCGTGCTGGACGTCGAGACCAAGCCCTCGATCGCCCCGCGCGACGCCGTCGCGTCGGCCGGTCGCACCCTGACCGAGCTGTTCGGCCTCGCCCGCGAGCTGAACGTCGAGGCCGAGGGTATCGAGATCGGCCCCGCGCCGGTCGAGACCGTCCTCTCCAACGAGCTGTCGATGCCCATCGAGGACCTCGACCTCTCGGTGCGCTCGTACAACTGCCTCAAGCGCGAGGGCATCAACACGGTGTCCGAGCTGGTCGCCCTCTCGGAGACCCAGCTCATGAACATCCGCAACTTCGGACAGAAGTCGGTCGACGAGGTGCGCGACAAGCTCGTCTCGCTCGGTCTGTCGCTGAAGGACTCGGTGCCCGGTTTCGACGGCGCCCACTTCTACGGCGGATACGAAGAAGACAACGCCTGA
- the rpsK gene encoding 30S ribosomal protein S11: MAQAKSAARKPRRKEKKNIAVGHAHIKSTFNNTIVSITDPSGAVISWASSGGVGFKGSRKSTPYAAGMAAESAARQAAEHGVKKVDVFVKGPGSGRETAIRSLTAAGLEVGSIQDVTPQAHNGCRPPKRRRV, translated from the coding sequence ATGGCACAGGCCAAGTCCGCGGCGCGCAAGCCCCGCCGCAAGGAGAAGAAGAACATCGCCGTGGGTCACGCCCACATCAAGTCGACGTTCAACAACACGATCGTCTCGATCACCGACCCGTCCGGCGCTGTCATCAGCTGGGCGTCCTCGGGTGGAGTGGGCTTCAAGGGCTCGCGCAAGTCGACCCCGTACGCGGCCGGTATGGCCGCCGAGTCGGCAGCCCGTCAGGCCGCCGAGCACGGTGTCAAGAAGGTCGACGTCTTCGTGAAGGGTCCGGGTTCGGGCCGCGAGACCGCGATCCGTTCGCTGACCGCTGCCGGCCTCGAGGTGGGGTCGATCCAGGACGTCACGCCGCAGGCGCACAACGGCTGCCGCCCGCCCAAGCGTCGCCGCGTCTGA
- the rpsM gene encoding 30S ribosomal protein S13, whose amino-acid sequence MARLAGVDIPRDKRVVIALTYIYGIGRTRSVEILKATSIDESIRVKDLTDDQLVALRDYIEGTYKVEGDLRREVAADIRRKVEIGSYEGLRHRRGLPVRGQRTKTNARTRKGPKRTVAGKKKAR is encoded by the coding sequence ATGGCACGTCTTGCCGGCGTCGACATCCCGCGCGACAAGCGCGTGGTGATCGCACTCACGTACATCTACGGCATCGGCCGTACCCGCTCCGTCGAGATCCTGAAGGCGACTTCGATCGACGAGAGCATCCGCGTCAAGGACCTCACCGACGACCAGCTCGTCGCGCTCCGCGACTACATCGAAGGCACCTACAAGGTCGAAGGTGATCTTCGTCGCGAGGTCGCCGCCGACATCCGCCGCAAGGTCGAGATCGGCTCCTACGAGGGCCTGCGTCACCGCCGCGGCCTGCCCGTGCGCGGTCAGCGCACGAAGACCAACGCCCGCACGCGCAAGGGTCCCAAGCGCACCGTCGCCGGCAAGAAGAAGGCGCGCTAA
- the rpmJ gene encoding 50S ribosomal protein L36 has translation MKVNPSVKPICDHCKVIRRHGRVMVICKSNPRHKQRQG, from the coding sequence ATGAAGGTCAACCCCAGCGTCAAGCCGATCTGCGATCACTGCAAGGTGATCCGTCGTCACGGGCGCGTCATGGTCATCTGCAAGTCCAACCCGCGCCACAAGCAGCGTCAGGGTTGA
- the infA gene encoding translation initiation factor IF-1, which yields MAKKDGVIEIEGVISEALPNAMFRVELSNGHKVLATISGKMRQNYIRIIPEDRVVVELSPYDLTRGRIVYRYR from the coding sequence ATGGCTAAAAAAGACGGTGTCATCGAGATCGAAGGCGTGATCTCCGAGGCTCTGCCCAACGCGATGTTCCGCGTCGAGCTGAGCAACGGGCACAAGGTGCTCGCCACGATCTCCGGCAAGATGCGGCAGAACTACATCCGCATCATCCCCGAGGACCGCGTCGTCGTGGAGCTCTCGCCCTACGACCTCACCCGCGGCCGCATCGTCTATCGCTACCGCTGA
- a CDS encoding DsbA family protein, whose product MAAAKGKTNWFAIWISVIAVVAIVAVGGLVVVFNNMASDPGKAPEASNIDASTGAISFGTGEHTVDTYIDFMCPYCNQFEQTEGETIQGLVASGDITLNVYPVAILDRLSQGTEYSSRAASAMYAVAAADPDNAYAFLQALYANQPAENSTGLTDEQLVDLARGAGVNVTSDLENAITSNAYIKFAKSRSLPDGATGTPTLRVNGDLVQITYNPQADILSRIS is encoded by the coding sequence ATGGCAGCGGCAAAGGGCAAGACAAACTGGTTCGCGATCTGGATCAGCGTCATCGCTGTCGTCGCCATCGTGGCCGTCGGAGGCCTCGTCGTCGTGTTCAACAACATGGCTTCGGACCCGGGCAAGGCCCCCGAGGCATCCAACATCGACGCGTCCACGGGGGCGATCTCCTTCGGCACCGGCGAGCACACCGTCGACACGTACATCGACTTCATGTGCCCCTACTGCAACCAGTTCGAGCAGACGGAGGGCGAGACGATCCAGGGTCTCGTCGCATCGGGCGACATCACATTGAACGTGTACCCGGTCGCGATCCTCGACCGCCTCTCGCAGGGCACCGAGTACTCCAGCCGCGCCGCGAGCGCGATGTACGCCGTTGCCGCCGCCGACCCTGACAACGCCTACGCCTTCCTGCAGGCGCTGTACGCGAACCAGCCCGCCGAGAACTCGACCGGGCTGACCGACGAGCAGCTGGTGGATCTCGCTCGTGGGGCGGGCGTGAATGTCACCTCGGACCTCGAGAACGCGATCACCTCCAACGCGTACATCAAGTTCGCGAAGTCGCGGTCCCTGCCGGACGGGGCGACGGGTACGCCCACGCTCCGCGTGAACGGAGACCTCGTCCAGATCACGTACAACCCTCAGGCCGACATCCTCAGCAGGATCTCCTGA
- the map gene encoding type I methionyl aminopeptidase, which yields MLRRSIYKTPAQLRQMIEPGLITAAALQAVREMIAPGVTTAELDAAAAAVITGRGAESNFQLVRGYRHTTCVSVNEQVVHGIPGDRVLEAGDIVSIDAGAQFRGWNGDSAITIVLPDPDRPELVAARQELSRITEGSMWAGIAAMATGRHIGEIGAAIEDHITAAGEYGILRDYVGHGIGRKMHEAPSVFNYRVPDPGPRIQPGLVLAIEPMVVAGSEATFVEEDDWTVSTVDGSAGSHWEHSVAVHDGGIWVLTAPDGGAAGLAPYGVKPVEIE from the coding sequence GTGCTGCGACGCTCCATCTACAAGACCCCGGCGCAGCTGCGCCAGATGATCGAGCCGGGGCTCATCACCGCCGCCGCTCTCCAGGCGGTGCGCGAGATGATCGCCCCCGGCGTGACGACGGCCGAGTTGGATGCGGCGGCCGCAGCCGTGATCACCGGACGAGGCGCGGAGTCGAACTTCCAACTCGTGCGCGGCTACCGCCACACGACGTGCGTCTCGGTCAACGAACAGGTCGTGCACGGGATCCCCGGTGACCGGGTGCTCGAAGCGGGAGACATCGTGTCGATCGATGCGGGAGCGCAGTTCCGGGGGTGGAACGGCGACTCCGCGATCACGATCGTGCTGCCCGACCCCGACCGGCCCGAGCTCGTCGCGGCCCGGCAGGAGCTCTCTCGCATCACAGAGGGTTCCATGTGGGCCGGGATCGCCGCGATGGCGACAGGACGCCACATCGGTGAGATCGGCGCCGCGATCGAGGATCACATCACTGCGGCGGGGGAGTACGGCATCCTGCGCGACTACGTCGGCCACGGGATCGGCCGCAAGATGCACGAGGCGCCCTCGGTGTTCAACTACCGCGTCCCCGATCCGGGGCCGCGTATCCAGCCCGGTCTCGTGCTCGCCATCGAGCCCATGGTGGTCGCGGGCTCCGAGGCGACCTTCGTCGAAGAGGACGACTGGACGGTCTCCACCGTCGATGGCTCAGCCGGCTCCCACTGGGAACATAGCGTCGCCGTCCATGATGGAGGAATCTGGGTTCTCACGGCCCCTGACGGCGGAGCCGCGGGGCTTGCTCCGTATGGTGTGAAGCCGGTCGAAATCGAGTAG
- a CDS encoding adenylate kinase, with translation MTARLLIVGPQGSGKGTQGVRIAEAFGVPAVSTGDVFRANISEGTELGQQVQAIIAAGNLVPDELTSAVVRDRLAQDDAAPGFLLDGYPRNLGQVGDLDAFLEPRGESLDAVIELDVPREESIARLTKRAEEQGRTDDTAEVIAHRLGIYESETAPILDVYRERGLVVAIDGIGSLDVITERILTALIARGLTPAS, from the coding sequence ATGACCGCGCGCCTGTTGATCGTGGGGCCGCAGGGCTCCGGCAAGGGCACACAGGGTGTGCGCATCGCCGAGGCGTTCGGCGTCCCGGCGGTATCGACGGGAGACGTGTTCCGCGCGAACATCTCGGAGGGCACCGAGCTCGGCCAGCAGGTCCAGGCGATCATCGCCGCAGGCAACCTCGTGCCCGACGAGCTGACCAGCGCGGTCGTGCGCGACCGGCTCGCGCAGGACGATGCGGCGCCCGGTTTCCTGCTCGACGGCTACCCCCGCAACCTCGGCCAGGTGGGCGATCTCGACGCGTTCCTGGAGCCGCGCGGCGAGAGCCTCGACGCCGTGATCGAGCTGGATGTGCCTCGCGAGGAGAGCATCGCCCGCCTGACCAAGCGCGCCGAGGAGCAGGGCCGCACGGACGACACCGCCGAGGTGATCGCGCATCGCCTGGGCATCTACGAGAGCGAGACGGCCCCGATCCTCGATGTGTATCGCGAGCGCGGGCTCGTCGTCGCCATCGACGGGATCGGCTCCCTCGATGTCATCACCGAGCGCATCCTCACGGCCCTCATCGCCCGCGGGCTGACGCCGGCATCCTGA
- the secY gene encoding preprotein translocase subunit SecY has product MFSAIARVFRTPDLRRKIAFTLGIIVLYRLGAHVPSPFVDFPNVQSCLADTSNTQGVLSLVNLFSGGALLQLSIFALGVMPYITATIIVQLLRVVIPHFETLYKEGQSGQARLTQYTRYLTIALALLQSTTLVTVARSGQLFGNTGVASCEQLLTNDAWWAQLLMIITMTAGTGLIMWFAELVTERGIGNGMSLLIFTSIAATFPAAMWSIWQARGFEVFLLVLAVGVVIVALVVFVEQSQRRIPVQYAKRMVGRRTYGGTNTYIPIKVNMAGVVPVIFASSLLYIPALISQFNQTPDADGALPGWVVWIQNYLTRGDHPLYWLLYFLLIVGFTYFYVAITFNPVDVADNMKKYGGFIPGIRAGRPTAEYLDYVLTRITLPGSIYLGLVALIPLIALATVGANQNFPFGGTSILIMVGVGLETVKQIDAQLQQRHYEGLLR; this is encoded by the coding sequence GTGTTCAGCGCCATCGCGCGCGTGTTCCGCACGCCTGACCTGCGTCGGAAGATCGCTTTCACCCTGGGCATCATCGTGCTGTACCGTCTCGGTGCGCACGTGCCGTCGCCGTTCGTTGACTTCCCGAACGTTCAGTCGTGTCTCGCCGACACGTCGAACACGCAGGGCGTGCTGTCGCTGGTCAACCTCTTCTCGGGCGGCGCGCTTCTTCAGCTGTCGATCTTCGCGCTGGGCGTCATGCCCTACATCACCGCGACGATCATCGTCCAGCTGCTGCGCGTGGTCATCCCCCACTTCGAGACCCTCTACAAGGAGGGTCAGTCGGGTCAGGCGCGCCTGACGCAGTACACGCGCTACCTGACGATCGCGCTCGCCCTGCTGCAGTCCACGACGCTCGTGACCGTCGCGCGCAGCGGCCAGCTCTTCGGCAACACCGGTGTCGCCTCGTGCGAGCAGCTGCTGACCAACGACGCATGGTGGGCTCAGCTGCTCATGATCATCACGATGACCGCTGGTACGGGCCTCATCATGTGGTTCGCCGAGCTCGTCACCGAGCGCGGCATCGGTAACGGAATGTCGCTGCTGATCTTCACGTCCATCGCCGCGACCTTCCCGGCCGCGATGTGGTCGATCTGGCAGGCACGCGGTTTCGAGGTCTTCCTGCTCGTGCTCGCGGTCGGCGTCGTGATCGTGGCGCTCGTGGTCTTCGTCGAACAGTCCCAGCGCCGCATCCCCGTGCAGTACGCGAAGCGGATGGTGGGCCGTCGCACGTACGGCGGAACGAACACCTACATCCCGATCAAGGTCAACATGGCCGGTGTCGTGCCCGTCATCTTCGCCTCGTCGCTTCTGTACATCCCCGCGCTGATCTCGCAGTTCAACCAGACCCCGGACGCCGACGGCGCACTGCCGGGCTGGGTGGTCTGGATCCAGAACTACCTCACGCGTGGCGACCACCCGCTGTACTGGCTGCTGTACTTCCTGCTGATCGTCGGGTTCACCTACTTCTACGTCGCGATCACCTTCAACCCGGTCGACGTCGCCGACAACATGAAGAAGTACGGCGGGTTCATTCCCGGCATCCGCGCCGGCCGTCCCACCGCTGAGTATCTCGACTACGTGCTCACCCGCATCACTCTCCCCGGCTCGATCTATCTCGGTCTGGTCGCACTCATCCCGCTGATCGCTCTGGCGACGGTGGGGGCGAACCAGAACTTCCCGTTCGGCGGCACCTCGATCCTCATCATGGTCGGCGTCGGGCTCGAGACCGTGAAGCAGATCGACGCCCAGCTCCAGCAGCGTCACTACGAAGGGCTCCTGCGATGA
- the rplO gene encoding 50S ribosomal protein L15 produces MAENENVEQTAEKPAAKTTRKPAAKKAAAPKVEKKDVAVARPGVLKVHHLRPVPGSNTAKTRVGRGEGSKGKTAGRGTKGQKARYQVKAGFEGGQMPLHMRTPKLRGFKNPFRVEYQVVNLDKLAELYPTGGDVTVVDLVAKGAVRKNEKVKVLGTGEISVKLNVEVDKVSGSAEQKIVAAGGTVK; encoded by the coding sequence ATGGCTGAGAACGAGAACGTCGAGCAGACGGCTGAGAAGCCCGCTGCCAAGACGACCCGTAAGCCCGCCGCCAAGAAGGCCGCAGCGCCCAAGGTGGAGAAGAAGGACGTCGCCGTGGCGCGTCCGGGCGTGCTGAAGGTTCACCACCTTCGTCCCGTCCCCGGATCCAACACCGCCAAGACCCGCGTCGGTCGTGGTGAGGGCTCCAAGGGTAAGACCGCCGGCCGTGGCACCAAGGGTCAGAAGGCCCGCTACCAGGTGAAGGCCGGCTTCGAGGGTGGGCAGATGCCGCTGCACATGCGCACCCCGAAGCTGCGCGGGTTCAAGAACCCGTTCCGCGTCGAGTACCAGGTCGTGAACCTGGACAAGCTCGCGGAGCTGTACCCGACCGGTGGCGACGTGACCGTCGTCGACCTGGTCGCCAAGGGTGCGGTTCGCAAGAACGAGAAGGTCAAGGTGCTCGGCACCGGCGAGATCTCGGTGAAGCTGAACGTCGAGGTCGACAAGGTCTCCGGCTCGGCCGAGCAGAAGATCGTCGCCGCGGGCGGCACCGTCAAGTAA
- the rpmD gene encoding 50S ribosomal protein L30, translating into MAQRLKVTQVKSKVSEKQNQRDTLRSLGLKRIGDSVVRPDDAQTRGYVKAVAHLVKVEEID; encoded by the coding sequence ATGGCTCAGCGTCTGAAGGTCACGCAGGTCAAGTCCAAGGTGAGCGAGAAGCAGAACCAGCGTGACACGCTGCGCAGCCTCGGCCTCAAGCGGATCGGCGACTCGGTCGTCCGCCCCGACGACGCGCAGACGCGCGGGTACGTCAAGGCCGTCGCTCACCTCGTGAAGGTTGAGGAGATCGACTAA